The DNA region TGACTATTGCAGCCATTGTTCTTAACGGTCTTCAATAAAAAATCATCGCTTGTCTTCATTAAACAAATAAATTTAAATCAAAATAGAAAAAAGGAAAGGTTGTTTTATGGAAATTGCAGAATTAAAATCGATGAAGATTCCTGATCTAACCAAACTGGCACAGGACTTAAATATTCCTGATTTCGCGAGTCTATCGAAACAGCAATTGATTTTCAGGATACTGGAAGAACAGACGAAAAAGGAAGGGCTGATTTTTGCCGAGGGTGTTCTGGAAGTGCTTCCCGATGGCTATGGTTTCTTGCGATCGGCCGATTATAATTATCTCCCCGGCCCGGATGATATTTATGTCTCCCCGTCACAAATAAAGCGCTTTAGCATGCGAACCGGAGACATCGTTTCGGGGCAGATTCGGCCCCCGAAAGAAAATGAGCGCTTTTTTGCTCTCTTGAAGGTGGAAGCCATTAACTTTGAAGAGCCCGAAAAAGCAAAAGAAAAGATCATCTTTGATAATTTAACCCCTCTTTATCCTGAAGAGCGCTTGCAGCTGGAATTCAAACCTTCAGAATACTCGACCCGAATCATGGATATTTTAACTCCGGTTGGCAAAGGGCAGCGCGGAATGATTGTGGCTCAACCCAAAACCGGTAAAACCACGTTGCTGCAGCGCATTGCAAATGCCATTACCACAAATCACCCGGAAGTACATTTGATTGTTCTTCTGATTGACGAACGTCCGG from Calditrichota bacterium includes:
- a CDS encoding transcription termination factor Rho; this translates as MEIAELKSMKIPDLTKLAQDLNIPDFASLSKQQLIFRILEEQTKKEGLIFAEGVLEVLPDGYGFLRSADYNYLPGPDDIYVSPSQIKRFSMRTGDIVSGQIRPPKENERFFALLKVEAINFEEPEKAKEKIIFDNLTPLYPEERLQLEFKPSEYSTRIMDILTPVGKGQRGMIVAQPKTGKTTLLQRIANAITTNHPEVHLIVLLIDERPEEVTDMKRSVDGEVISSTFDEPADRHIHVAEMVLEKSKRLVEFGHDVVILLDSLTRLARANNTVVPHSGKILSGGVDAHALQWPKRFFGAARNIEEGGSLTIIATALIDTGSRMDEVIFEEFKGTGNMELVLSRDLADRRIFPAIDINRSGTRKEELLLSDWELNRVWILRKFLSEFTAVEAMEFLLQRMSRTKTNKEFLESMSG